DNA sequence from the Suttonella indologenes genome:
CCTGCCGCAGCCAAAGCAAGCGCATGAGCGGCACCATTTTGCAGCACCCAGTGCAAGCCTTGCTCAAGCGCTTGGATGAAGCCGCTAATCGCGAGATTGTGGCTTAAACACTTTGTCGCGGTCTTGCTCAAATTCGCCCCATAGAGCGTTTAAGATCGCGAGTAAGACGGCGAAGCCGAGTCCGAGTATCCATGCAAAATACCACATTATTTTCTCCTAATAGGCATTATGGTCGTTTTCGCGCAGATATTGCGCGGTTACTTTGCCGCTCATGATGCGAAATGCCCATGAGGTGTAGGCGATCACAATCGGCATCATCACGATGGTGGCTAGAAGCATCACGATGAGGCTGCGGTGGCTGGCGGTGGCGTCCCAGACGGTCAGCCCCGAAGACAAATCGCTGCTACTCGGCAAAATAAAGGGAAAGAGCGAGACGGCAAAGGTGGCGATGACGCCGATGATGCCGACGGAGGAGGCGGCAAATGCCAATAAGGTTTTGTCTTTGCGCGCCAAGATCCATGCGACACTAAAGCCGAGATAAGCCAAGGCGGGAATCAGCATTGTCAGCGGATATTGCCGATAATTATTCAGCCATGCGCCTTGGATGCGGCTGACGCTTTTGGCCAGCGGATTGGCAATTCCCTGCGGATCGATGCTGCCTGCCGCCGCTGCATAGCCTTGGATATGGGCGATCCAAATACCGCCGAGGCTGAATAAGACTAGGCTGAGCAAGAGGAAATAGGGCAGGCTGCGACGGGTGCGGGCGTAAATTGCGCCTTCGCTGCGGTGCATCAAATAGATGCCGCCGTGTAAGATCAGCATGGCGACGCAGAGCAGACCGCATAGCAGGGCAAAAGGATTGAGCAATGCCCAGAAAGAGCCGGTGTAGAAGATGCGCATATCGGCGTCGAAATGAAAGGGTACGCCGAGTATGACATTGCCGATTGCCACGCCGAATAATAGCGCCGGCACAAATGAGCCGACAAATAAGCACCAATCCCAAGTGCGCCGCCAAAGCGGATTGGCAATCATGCTGCGATATTTAAAGCCTACGGGGCGGAAAAACATCGCCCATAGAACCGCCAGCATCGCCCAGTAAAAGCCGGAAAAGGCGACGGCGTAAACCATCGGCCATGCGGCGAAAATTGCGCCGCCGCCGGTAATCAGCCAAGCTTGGTTGCCTTCCCAATGCGCGCCGATGGTGTTGATGACGATGCGCCGCTCTTCATCGCTTTTTGCCACAAAGGGCAGGAGCGAGCAGATGCCCATATCGTGTCCGTCCATAATCGCAAAGCCGATTAATAAAAAGCCGATGCACAGCCACCAGAGGAATTTCAAGGTGGCGTAGTCGAAAAGATTAATAATGTCCATGGTTTATTCCTCGCCGCTTTCTTTGTCGTAACGTCCTGTGCCTAAAGAGCCCGGGCCTTGGCGCACGTATTTGCGCATCAAATAGACTTCCACAATCAGCAGCACCGTGTAAAACAGGATAAAGCCCGACAAGGACAGATACAAATCTCTCGTCGTTAGAGAAGATGCCGAGAGATGGGTGGGTAAAACGCCGTAAATCGTCCAAGGCTGGCGGCCGTATTCGGCTAAAAACCAGCCGGCTTCAATCGCTATCCACGGTAGCGGCAGGGCATAAAAGGCGCTGCGCAGCAGCCAAGGTTTGTGCGTAAAGGTGTTTTTGACCGAATGCCAGAGGCTGAGGCTGAAAAGCAGCAGCATCAAGACGCCGCACAAGACCATGAGACGGAAGCTCCAAAACATCGGCCAAACTTTCGGCACCGAATGACGCGCTGCCTTGTCCATCATATCGGGGCTTGCCTGCGCCACATCGTCGGTATATTGCTTGAGCAATAAGCCGAAGCCCAAATCCTGTTTATGCGCTTGGAAAATTTCCATCGCCTGCGCATCGTGTTTATCGCGGCGCAGGGCTTCCAAAGCGATGACCGCCTGCTGTCCCGAGGCAATGCGTTCGCGGTTGTGCGCCACGATTTCCTTGATGCCCAGAATTTCCTGCGTCAGCGATCGCGTGCCGATAATGCCCATGAGATAGGGGATATGAATGGCGAAATCGTTTTTCATTTCCGCTTCATTGGGAATGGCGATCACATTAAAACTCGCCGGCGCCGGCTCG
Encoded proteins:
- the cydX gene encoding cytochrome bd-I oxidase subunit CydX; this encodes MWYFAWILGLGFAVLLAILNALWGEFEQDRDKVFKPQSRD
- the cydB gene encoding cytochrome d ubiquinol oxidase subunit II is translated as MDIINLFDYATLKFLWWLCIGFLLIGFAIMDGHDMGICSLLPFVAKSDEERRIVINTIGAHWEGNQAWLITGGGAIFAAWPMVYAVAFSGFYWAMLAVLWAMFFRPVGFKYRSMIANPLWRRTWDWCLFVGSFVPALLFGVAIGNVILGVPFHFDADMRIFYTGSFWALLNPFALLCGLLCVAMLILHGGIYLMHRSEGAIYARTRRSLPYFLLLSLVLFSLGGIWIAHIQGYAAAAGSIDPQGIANPLAKSVSRIQGAWLNNYRQYPLTMLIPALAYLGFSVAWILARKDKTLLAFAASSVGIIGVIATFAVSLFPFILPSSSDLSSGLTVWDATASHRSLIVMLLATIVMMPIVIAYTSWAFRIMSGKVTAQYLRENDHNAY